The following proteins come from a genomic window of Amphiura filiformis chromosome 16, Afil_fr2py, whole genome shotgun sequence:
- the LOC140136368 gene encoding G-protein coupled receptor 54-like produces MTVSTMSDAGHLLTNDTPNWLLNGTLSGTTNTMIEAATLENNSYEHEFSQTSKTTLTVLITMVTLLGLVGNTMVILIVAIYSDMHTLVNFSFANLALTDLTLLLLDGIPTAVDTIGLNVSAKLGCAIPIYLQYVVAEVTSLTLAFLSWDRYRLIVKPLQSLSTRSSKQIYLIMFLIWIASFVIQIPTAFVPAVSPETGCNEFGQPWGESLFFTYATVTLYIIPLIVIIPCYTGIAISMTKKTSATQNEDSKRLAQRKKTIKWVFVVVLFYILMWLPIHVVHLWMAFDPVVTSQTPLYIELHTVANVLMFINSSFNPYLYTLAGPSFRMHLKSIAYCCCCGLLVRRKTKECLSRSDTSGSTWM; encoded by the exons ATGACGGTTTCAACGATGTCAGACGCTGGACATTTACTCACTAATGACACCCCGAATTGGTTGCTGAATGGGACATTATCAGGTACCACAAACACTATGATTGAAGCGGCAACACTGGAAAATAACAGCTATGAGCATGAGTTCTCCCAAACATCCAAGACGACACTGACCGTCCTTATCACAATGGTTACTTTACTTGGACTTGTTGGGAATACCATGGTGATATTGATAGTTGCAATCTACTCAGACATGCATACCTTAGTCAATTTCTCTTTTGCCAATTTGGCTCTTACTGATCTGACATTGTTGCTGTTAGATGGTATACCAACTGCGGTAGATACTATTGGATTAAATGTGTCGGCTAAACTTGGATGTGCTATTCCTATTTATCTGCAATAC GTGGTAGCCGAAGTAACTAGCTTGACGTTGGCATTCCTGTCATGGGATAGATACCGTCTAATCGTGAAGCCACTTCAATCCTTGAGCACTAGATCATCCAAGCAAATCTACTTGATTATGTTTTTGATATGGATAG CTTCATTTGTGATACAGATCCCAACAGCATTTGTGCCCGCAGTGTCGCCTGAAACCGGTTGTAACGAGTTCGGCCAACCCTGGGGAGAAAGTCTATTCTTCACATACGCCACTGTTACTCTGTATATCATTCCTCTCATCGTAATCATTCCATGCTATACAGGCATTGCTATTAGCATGACCAAGAAAACTTCGGCCACTCAGAATGAGGATTCTAAACGTTTAGCACAGCGTAAAAAGACGATCAAATGGGTTTTCGTCGTAGTGTTATTTTACATTCTGATGTGGTTACCGATTCATGTGGTCCATTTGTGGATGGCGTTTGATCCAGTTGTTACCTCGCAGACTCCATTGTATATAGAGCTCCATACAGTGGCGAATGTATTGATGTTCATCAACAGTAGTTTTAATCCGTATCTGTATACTTTAGCTGGGCCTTCATTTCGTATGCATCTCAAAAGTATTGCTTATTGCTGCTGTTGCGGTTTATTGGTACGAAGGAAAACAAAAGAGTGTCTCTCACGAAGTGATACATCAGGCTCAACATGGATGTAA